One part of the Anaeromyxobacter sp. Fw109-5 genome encodes these proteins:
- a CDS encoding helicase HerA-like domain-containing protein: MSPPAPLLVAKSTQELLLLPGLANRHGLVAGATGTGKTVTLRVLAEGFSRLGVPVFLADVKGDLSGLARPGGDSPKIVERARELGLALAPEASPVVFLDVFGEAGHPLRTTISEMGPLLLARVLGLNETQAGVLQVAFRVADEGGLLLLDVKDLRAMLEHLSQQAAELRQRYGNVAPASVGAIQRSLLALEAQGADRLFGEPALALEDLLRTDLGGRGQVTILHAERLVRAPQLYATLLLWLLSELFEQLPEVGDPEKPRLVFFFDEAHLLFDDAPDELRAKIEQVVRLVRSKGVGVYFVTQNPLDVPDAVLGQLGNRVQHALRAFTPRDQKAVRAAAETFRPNPGLDVEAAITELGVGEALVSFLDAKGTPAPVERALVVPPRSRLAPLTPEERAQVLSASPLRGRYDAAVDRESAHELLQKRAAEREAPAREEAPRGRQEPGALGGAGDMLGKMATSAVRAAGTQIGREIMRGILGSMFGGGRRRR, from the coding sequence ATGTCCCCTCCCGCCCCGCTCCTCGTCGCCAAGAGCACGCAGGAGCTGCTGCTCCTCCCCGGCCTCGCCAACCGCCACGGCCTCGTCGCCGGCGCGACCGGGACCGGCAAGACCGTCACCCTGCGGGTCCTCGCCGAGGGGTTCAGCCGCCTCGGCGTGCCCGTGTTCCTGGCGGACGTGAAGGGGGATCTCTCCGGCCTGGCGCGGCCGGGAGGCGACTCGCCGAAGATCGTCGAGCGCGCCCGCGAGCTGGGCCTCGCGCTCGCGCCGGAGGCGAGCCCGGTCGTCTTCCTGGACGTGTTCGGGGAGGCGGGCCACCCGCTGCGCACCACCATCTCCGAGATGGGGCCGCTCCTGCTCGCGCGCGTGCTCGGGCTCAACGAGACGCAGGCGGGCGTGCTGCAGGTGGCGTTCCGGGTGGCGGACGAGGGCGGGCTCCTGCTCCTCGACGTGAAGGACCTCCGGGCGATGCTGGAGCACCTCTCGCAGCAGGCGGCGGAGCTGCGGCAGCGCTACGGGAACGTGGCGCCGGCGAGCGTCGGGGCCATCCAGCGGTCGCTGCTCGCGCTCGAGGCGCAGGGCGCCGACCGGCTCTTCGGCGAGCCGGCGCTCGCGCTCGAGGACCTGCTCCGCACGGACCTGGGCGGCCGCGGGCAGGTGACCATCCTCCACGCCGAGCGGCTCGTGCGCGCGCCGCAGCTCTACGCCACGCTCCTCCTCTGGCTGCTCTCCGAGCTGTTCGAGCAGCTCCCCGAGGTGGGCGATCCGGAGAAGCCGCGGCTCGTCTTCTTCTTCGACGAGGCGCACCTGCTCTTCGACGACGCGCCGGACGAGCTCCGCGCGAAGATCGAGCAGGTGGTGCGGCTCGTCCGCTCGAAGGGGGTCGGCGTCTACTTCGTCACGCAGAACCCGCTCGACGTGCCGGACGCGGTGCTGGGACAGCTCGGGAACCGCGTGCAGCACGCGCTGCGCGCCTTCACGCCGCGCGACCAGAAGGCGGTCCGGGCGGCGGCGGAGACCTTCCGCCCGAACCCGGGGCTCGACGTCGAGGCCGCCATCACCGAGCTCGGCGTGGGCGAGGCGCTCGTCTCCTTCCTCGACGCGAAGGGGACGCCCGCGCCGGTGGAGCGCGCGCTCGTCGTCCCGCCGCGCTCGCGCCTCGCGCCGCTCACGCCGGAGGAGCGGGCGCAGGTGCTCTCCGCCTCGCCGCTGCGCGGGCGCTACGACGCGGCGGTCGACCGCGAGTCCGCCCACGAGCTGCTGCAGAAGCGCGCGGCGGAGCGGGAGGCGCCGGCGCGCGAGGAGGCGCCGCGGGGCCGGCAGGAGCCCGGCGCGCTCGGCGGCGCGGGCGACATGCTCGGCAAGATGGCGACGAGCGCGGTGCGCGCCGCCGGGACCCAGATCGGCCGCGAGATCATGCGCGGCATCCTGGGCTCCATGTTCGGCGGCGGCCGCCGGCGGCGCTGA
- a CDS encoding glycosyltransferase: MPQEVVLVVPCYNEAARLDRAELLRLARARDGLALLLVDDGSTDATAAALEELRRAEPARISVLSLARNSGKAEAVRAGLRAALASGAAFTGYADADLSTPVDELLRLVDVAAASSRDAVMGSRVRLLGWRIERRAHRHYLGRVFATFASLALGLPVYDTQCGAKLFRATPALAAALEAPFRTRWIFDVELLARLRAGGPGAPPLAAEAFEEVPLRAWRDVGGSKLRPGAMLAAGLQLLVLALRLRLRLRLRLGSRR, from the coding sequence ATGCCGCAAGAGGTAGTCCTCGTCGTCCCCTGCTACAACGAGGCCGCGCGCCTAGACCGCGCCGAGCTGCTGCGGCTCGCCCGCGCCCGCGACGGGCTCGCGCTCCTGCTCGTGGACGACGGGTCGACCGACGCGACGGCGGCCGCGCTCGAGGAGCTCCGCCGCGCGGAGCCCGCCCGCATCTCGGTCCTCTCGCTCGCCCGGAACTCCGGGAAGGCGGAGGCGGTGCGCGCCGGCCTGCGCGCCGCCCTCGCGAGCGGCGCCGCCTTCACCGGCTACGCCGACGCGGACCTCTCCACGCCGGTGGACGAGCTCTTGCGGCTCGTCGACGTGGCCGCCGCCTCGAGCCGCGACGCGGTGATGGGCTCGCGCGTGCGGCTGCTGGGCTGGCGCATCGAGCGGCGCGCGCACCGGCACTACCTCGGCCGGGTGTTCGCCACGTTCGCCTCCCTCGCGCTCGGGCTGCCCGTCTACGACACGCAGTGCGGCGCGAAGCTGTTCCGGGCGACGCCCGCGCTCGCCGCCGCGCTCGAGGCGCCCTTCCGGACCCGCTGGATCTTCGACGTCGAGCTCCTCGCCCGGCTCCGCGCCGGCGGCCCGGGCGCGCCGCCGCTCGCGGCGGAGGCCTTCGAGGAGGTGCCGCTCCGCGCCTGGCGCGACGTGGGCGGCTCGAAGCTCCGGCCCGGCGCGATGCTCGCGGCGGGGCTGCAGCTCCTCGTGCTCGCGCTCCGGCTCCGGCTCCGGCTCCGGCTCCGGCTGGGCTCCCGCCGCTGA
- a CDS encoding bifunctional 2-polyprenyl-6-hydroxyphenol methylase/3-demethylubiquinol 3-O-methyltransferase UbiG: protein MDLVELESGAPVRRHPWEEARLAFFLRVLRGAGLLRSRVAVLDVGAGDGFIARRLAEELAPGSTVTCWDANYTAAHLASPAFAPTGRLHFTRAAPADAFGLALLLDVLEHVADDLGFLSEVVARRLLPGAHALVSVPAWPALSSSHDEGLRHHRRYAPGAARALLAGAGLEVVRGGGLFHALIPPRAAQVALERLRHRPRPPAELGGWSAPAPVTALVRGALSLDASLSLLLSRLGIDLPGLSWWALCRKR from the coding sequence ATGGATCTCGTGGAGCTGGAGAGCGGCGCGCCCGTCCGCCGTCACCCGTGGGAGGAGGCGCGCCTCGCCTTCTTCCTGCGCGTGCTCCGCGGCGCGGGGCTGCTCCGGTCGCGCGTCGCCGTCCTCGACGTGGGCGCCGGCGACGGCTTCATCGCCCGCCGGCTCGCGGAGGAGCTCGCGCCGGGGTCCACGGTGACGTGCTGGGACGCGAACTACACGGCGGCGCACCTCGCGTCCCCGGCCTTCGCCCCCACCGGCCGGCTGCATTTCACGCGGGCCGCCCCCGCGGACGCCTTCGGGCTCGCCCTCCTCCTGGACGTGCTCGAGCACGTCGCGGACGACCTCGGGTTCCTCTCGGAGGTGGTCGCGCGGCGGCTCCTGCCCGGCGCGCACGCGCTCGTCTCGGTGCCGGCCTGGCCCGCGCTGTCCTCGTCCCACGACGAGGGCCTCCGCCACCACCGGCGGTACGCCCCGGGCGCCGCGCGCGCGCTCCTCGCCGGCGCCGGGCTCGAGGTCGTCCGCGGGGGCGGCCTGTTCCACGCGCTCATCCCGCCGCGCGCCGCCCAGGTCGCGCTCGAGCGGCTCCGGCACCGGCCCCGTCCGCCGGCCGAGCTCGGCGGGTGGAGCGCCCCCGCCCCGGTGACGGCGCTCGTGCGCGGCGCGCTCTCGCTCGACGCCTCCCTCTCGCTCTTGCTCTCGCGGCTCGGGATCGATCTGCCCGGCCTGAGCTGGTGGGCGCTATGCCGCAAGAGGTAG
- the rimO gene encoding 30S ribosomal protein S12 methylthiotransferase RimO has protein sequence MATTRVYLHTLGCPKNRVDSEVMLGTLTGAGYRLERDPAQADVIVVNTCGFIESAKEESVDAIVELAGMKQEGRCKKLVVTGCLVQRHAEELSAELPEVDHFLGTGAYAEIARVVSDAQAKRLVVPDPDFVHSAATPRVNSLPSHTAYLKISEGCDNACAFCIIPKLRGAQRSRPVDDVVAEAAALAAQGTVELSLVAQDLTAYGYDLPGKVRLHHLLPELCKVDGIRWLRLHYAYPRDVPDALVEVIAREPKIVKYLDMPLQHSSDRLLRSMKRGRDSVFLRELLARLRARVPGIALRTSLIVGLPGETEEDFEDLVRFVEEQRFERLGVFEFSPEDGTPAADMAEQVPDVVKRARRDRIMALQQEISREHQRAMVGRRLEVLVEGRAEETEHLLAGRHAQQAPEIDGITYVNDGVAYPGELVTVEITDASEYDLVGHVVARDPERARRPLPAPAGGETPRRGGLPVVG, from the coding sequence ATGGCGACCACCCGCGTCTACCTCCACACGCTCGGCTGCCCGAAGAACCGGGTGGACAGCGAGGTCATGCTCGGCACCCTGACGGGCGCCGGCTACCGGCTCGAGCGCGACCCCGCCCAGGCGGACGTGATCGTGGTGAACACCTGCGGCTTCATCGAGAGCGCCAAGGAGGAGTCGGTCGACGCCATCGTCGAGCTCGCGGGGATGAAGCAGGAGGGGCGCTGCAAGAAGCTCGTCGTGACCGGCTGCCTGGTGCAGCGCCACGCCGAGGAGCTGTCGGCGGAGCTGCCCGAGGTGGACCACTTCCTCGGCACCGGCGCGTACGCGGAGATCGCGCGGGTGGTCTCCGACGCGCAGGCGAAGCGGCTCGTCGTGCCCGACCCCGACTTCGTGCACTCCGCGGCCACGCCGCGCGTGAACTCGCTCCCCTCGCACACCGCCTACCTCAAGATCTCCGAGGGCTGCGACAACGCCTGCGCCTTCTGCATCATCCCCAAGCTGCGCGGCGCGCAGCGCTCGCGGCCGGTGGACGACGTGGTCGCGGAGGCCGCCGCCCTCGCGGCGCAAGGCACGGTGGAGCTGTCGCTCGTGGCGCAGGATCTCACCGCCTACGGCTACGACCTGCCCGGCAAGGTGCGGCTGCATCACCTCTTGCCCGAGCTCTGCAAGGTGGACGGCATCCGGTGGCTCCGGCTGCACTACGCCTACCCGCGCGACGTGCCGGACGCGCTCGTGGAGGTGATCGCCCGCGAGCCGAAGATCGTGAAGTACCTCGACATGCCGCTCCAGCACTCCTCGGACCGGCTGCTCCGCTCGATGAAGCGCGGCCGCGACTCGGTGTTCCTGCGCGAGCTGCTCGCGCGGCTGCGCGCGCGGGTGCCGGGGATCGCGCTCCGCACCTCGCTCATCGTCGGGCTCCCCGGCGAGACCGAGGAGGACTTCGAGGATCTCGTGCGCTTCGTGGAGGAGCAGCGCTTCGAGCGGCTCGGCGTGTTCGAGTTCTCGCCCGAGGACGGCACGCCCGCGGCGGACATGGCGGAGCAGGTGCCGGACGTGGTGAAGCGCGCGCGGCGCGACCGGATCATGGCGCTCCAGCAGGAGATCTCGCGCGAGCACCAGCGGGCGATGGTCGGCCGCCGGCTGGAGGTGCTCGTGGAGGGCCGCGCCGAGGAGACGGAGCACCTCCTCGCCGGGCGCCACGCCCAGCAGGCCCCGGAGATCGACGGGATCACCTACGTGAACGACGGCGTCGCCTACCCCGGCGAGCTCGTCACCGTCGAGATCACCGACGCCTCCGAGTACGACCTCGTCGGCCACGTGGTGGCGCGCGATCCGGAGCGGGCGCGGCGACCGCTGCCCGCGCCCGCCGGAGGCGAGACGCCGCGCCGCGGCGGGCTGCCGGTCGTGGGCTGA
- a CDS encoding YajQ family cyclic di-GMP-binding protein, protein MPSFDVVSELNLMEVENAFNQARKEILQRFDFKGTSTDLERDKDENVVVKAGSEGRAEAALQVLMEKLAKRGVPLEGLDPQKLEPASGGSVRQLVKLKRGLKQEDAKRIVALMKESGLKVQAAIQGEAVRISGKKKDDLQAAMQAIRTGGLGVPLQFQNFRE, encoded by the coding sequence ATGCCGAGCTTCGACGTGGTCTCCGAGCTGAACCTCATGGAGGTGGAGAACGCCTTCAACCAGGCGCGCAAGGAGATCCTGCAGCGCTTCGACTTCAAGGGGACGAGCACGGACCTCGAGCGCGACAAGGACGAGAACGTGGTGGTGAAGGCCGGCTCGGAGGGGCGCGCGGAGGCGGCGCTGCAGGTGCTCATGGAGAAGCTCGCCAAGCGCGGCGTGCCGCTCGAGGGCCTCGACCCGCAGAAGCTCGAGCCCGCCTCCGGCGGCTCGGTGCGCCAGCTCGTGAAGCTGAAGCGGGGCCTGAAGCAGGAGGACGCGAAGAGGATCGTCGCCCTCATGAAGGAGAGCGGCCTCAAGGTCCAGGCCGCCATCCAGGGGGAGGCGGTGCGCATCAGCGGCAAGAAGAAGGACGACCTGCAGGCGGCGATGCAGGCCATCCGGACGGGGGGCCTGGGGGTGCCGCTCCAGTTCCAGAACTTCCGGGAGTGA
- a CDS encoding ribonuclease J translates to MAPPVRIVPLGGLGEIGMNCMAIEADGRMAVVDCGILFPNEPIGVDVIAPDLGWLRERREQVGAIYLTHGHEDHIGALPFLLREVKAPVYGTRFTLALLRPRLEEAGVEADLREVAPGDARPAGEASPLSAEFYAVTHSIPDACGLALSTPQGTILHSGDFKIDPRPISGPGFDLARVEALGRRGVRLLLSDSTNSERPGSSLSEAEVGAALEEAFERAPARVFVACFASNIHRIQQVANAARAFGRRLALLGRSMETNVRLAQALGYLELPGWMPVGFPEARELPPKELCVLTTGTQGEPRSALARLARGEHLDLDVAPGDLVVLSSRFIPGNEVAVGELVNALCRRGAQVAYEGLRPLHVSGHAQEAEQRRLIALARPEHFVPIHGEYRHLARHAAHAAAEGVRGRHLLLDGQVLELGDLGATVLEEPVPVGRVYTDRDALLGQDIGALVVKDRRLLAEAGLCIAVLAVDKVTGAVIRGPELFARGVAGFEGAEEEIRAEALRALDELTPQARVAIEEVQETLRVAVRRFLKRTTGKRPTVLPVVLEL, encoded by the coding sequence GTGGCGCCCCCCGTCCGCATCGTGCCGCTCGGCGGCCTCGGCGAGATCGGCATGAACTGCATGGCGATCGAGGCCGACGGCCGGATGGCCGTGGTGGACTGCGGGATCCTCTTCCCGAACGAGCCCATCGGCGTGGACGTGATCGCGCCGGACCTCGGCTGGCTGCGCGAGCGGCGCGAGCAGGTCGGCGCCATCTACCTGACCCACGGGCACGAGGATCACATCGGCGCGCTGCCGTTCCTGCTGCGCGAGGTGAAGGCGCCGGTCTACGGAACGCGCTTCACGCTCGCGCTCCTGCGCCCGCGGCTCGAGGAGGCGGGCGTCGAGGCGGACCTGCGCGAGGTGGCGCCCGGCGACGCGCGACCGGCGGGCGAGGCGTCTCCCCTCTCGGCCGAGTTCTACGCCGTCACCCACTCCATCCCCGACGCGTGCGGGCTCGCGCTGTCGACGCCCCAGGGCACGATCCTCCACTCCGGGGACTTCAAGATCGACCCGCGCCCGATCTCCGGGCCCGGCTTCGATCTCGCCCGCGTCGAGGCGCTCGGCCGCCGCGGCGTGCGCCTCCTGCTCTCCGACTCGACGAACTCCGAGCGGCCGGGCTCCTCCCTCTCCGAGGCCGAGGTCGGGGCAGCCCTCGAGGAGGCGTTCGAGCGCGCCCCCGCACGCGTCTTCGTCGCCTGCTTCGCCTCCAACATCCACCGCATCCAGCAGGTGGCGAACGCCGCGCGCGCGTTCGGCCGGCGGCTCGCGCTCCTCGGCCGCTCGATGGAGACGAACGTCCGGCTCGCCCAGGCGCTCGGGTACCTGGAGCTGCCCGGCTGGATGCCGGTGGGGTTCCCGGAGGCGCGCGAGCTGCCGCCGAAGGAGCTCTGCGTCCTCACCACCGGCACCCAGGGCGAGCCGCGGAGCGCGCTCGCGCGGCTCGCGCGCGGCGAGCACCTGGACCTCGACGTCGCGCCGGGTGATCTCGTCGTCCTCTCCTCGCGCTTCATCCCAGGCAACGAGGTGGCGGTCGGCGAGCTGGTGAACGCGCTCTGCCGGCGCGGGGCGCAGGTGGCCTACGAGGGGCTCCGGCCGCTGCACGTGTCCGGCCACGCCCAGGAGGCGGAGCAGCGGCGGCTCATCGCGCTCGCCCGGCCCGAGCACTTCGTCCCCATTCACGGAGAGTACCGTCACCTCGCGCGCCACGCGGCCCACGCCGCCGCGGAGGGGGTGCGCGGGCGGCACCTGCTCCTCGACGGGCAGGTCCTCGAGCTCGGCGACCTCGGCGCGACCGTGCTCGAGGAGCCGGTCCCGGTCGGGCGCGTCTACACCGACCGGGACGCGCTGCTCGGGCAGGACATCGGCGCGCTCGTGGTGAAGGACCGGCGCCTGCTCGCCGAGGCCGGGCTCTGCATCGCGGTGCTCGCCGTGGACAAGGTGACCGGCGCGGTGATACGCGGGCCGGAGCTCTTCGCCCGGGGCGTCGCCGGGTTCGAGGGGGCGGAGGAGGAGATCCGGGCGGAGGCGCTGCGCGCCCTCGACGAGCTCACGCCGCAGGCCCGCGTGGCGATCGAGGAGGTGCAGGAGACGCTCCGGGTCGCGGTCCGCCGCTTCCTGAAGCGCACCACGGGGAAGCGGCCCACGGTGCTGCCGGTGGTGCTGGAACTCTAG
- a CDS encoding ATP-dependent helicase, giving the protein MAPPDPLLEGLNDAQREAVLHGDGPLLVLAGAGSGKTRVIVHRIARLVRDERVMPWHVLAVTFTNKAAGEMKDRLEALLGTQASELWVQTFHAFGARFLRREAARAGLPPSFAIYDDDDQIRVVKRIFQELRVEDGEPLTARQALSRIDRWKNAALRPAEVVVGEYDVEGQLAREVYGRFEAALARAGAVDFGDLLLRPVRLLEEDATVRRAWAGRFRYLLVDEFQDTNAAQYRLLKLLANEKRNVCVVGDDDQAIYRWRGADVTNILEFDQGFPGARVVKLEQNYRSTRTVLDAAHAVISKARRRREKRLWTESGAGETLALVVGQDEHDEAERVARAVAAERARGTAGEEIAVLYRTNAQSRPLEAALRAARIPYVIVRGTSFYDRAEVRDAAAYLRLALSPRSDLDLERVLNRPARGVGEKTLERLRAHASARGIALFDAIAERDAVEDLKPAARRALGEFHALVAGLAADVPALDAGIAVQEALKRSGLLARLEAEHTDEAVERAENLAELVAAAREFDESLLGEPPPRDPEEVRPPPLARFLEQIALLGEADAETPEGRVSLMTLHAAKGLEFEAVFLAGLEDGTLPYERPWSDAGPAEREAAEDEERRLCYVGMTRAKKRLTLSLARRRIGYGEGGPSYRSMEPSRFLADLPPELFGLAPRLASAPAARGPVIRRPPGSLPGEPHIELEEDGPREPPPPRRPAAARAGPVVDYDFDQRPRAAGTIARGTRVAHESLGEGTVAACEGSGPGAKVTVFFDEVGEKRVLARFLRPA; this is encoded by the coding sequence ATGGCTCCCCCCGACCCGCTCCTCGAGGGCCTGAACGACGCGCAGCGCGAGGCCGTGCTGCACGGCGACGGCCCGCTCCTCGTCCTCGCCGGCGCGGGCAGCGGCAAGACCCGCGTGATCGTGCACCGCATCGCCCGCCTCGTGCGCGACGAGCGCGTGATGCCCTGGCACGTCCTCGCCGTGACCTTCACCAACAAGGCGGCGGGGGAGATGAAGGACCGGCTCGAGGCGCTGCTCGGGACGCAGGCGAGCGAGCTGTGGGTGCAGACCTTCCACGCCTTCGGCGCCCGCTTCCTGCGCCGCGAGGCGGCGCGCGCGGGGCTGCCGCCCTCGTTCGCGATCTACGACGACGACGATCAGATCCGCGTGGTGAAGCGCATCTTCCAGGAGCTGCGCGTCGAGGACGGCGAGCCGCTCACCGCCCGCCAGGCGCTGTCGCGCATCGACCGCTGGAAGAACGCGGCGCTGCGGCCCGCCGAGGTGGTGGTCGGCGAGTACGACGTGGAGGGGCAGCTGGCGCGCGAGGTCTACGGCCGCTTCGAGGCGGCGCTCGCGCGCGCCGGCGCGGTGGACTTCGGCGACCTGCTCCTGCGCCCGGTGCGCCTCCTCGAGGAGGACGCGACGGTGCGGCGCGCCTGGGCGGGGCGCTTCCGCTACCTGCTCGTGGACGAGTTCCAGGACACGAACGCCGCGCAGTACCGGCTCCTCAAGCTCCTCGCGAACGAGAAGCGGAACGTGTGCGTCGTGGGCGACGACGACCAGGCGATCTACCGCTGGCGCGGCGCGGACGTGACGAACATCCTCGAGTTCGACCAGGGCTTCCCCGGCGCGCGCGTCGTGAAGCTCGAGCAGAACTACCGCTCCACCCGCACGGTCCTCGACGCCGCGCACGCGGTCATCTCGAAGGCGCGGCGCCGGCGGGAGAAGCGGCTCTGGACGGAGAGCGGCGCGGGCGAGACGCTCGCGCTCGTCGTCGGCCAGGACGAGCACGACGAGGCCGAGCGCGTCGCGCGGGCCGTGGCGGCGGAGCGCGCGCGCGGCACGGCGGGCGAGGAGATCGCCGTCCTCTACCGGACGAACGCCCAGTCCCGTCCCCTCGAGGCCGCGCTCCGGGCGGCCCGCATCCCGTACGTGATCGTGCGCGGGACGAGCTTCTACGACCGGGCCGAGGTGAGGGACGCCGCCGCCTACCTTCGGCTCGCCCTCTCGCCGCGGAGCGACCTCGACCTGGAGCGCGTCCTGAACCGGCCCGCGCGCGGCGTCGGCGAGAAGACGCTGGAGCGGCTGCGCGCCCACGCGTCGGCGCGGGGCATCGCGCTCTTCGACGCGATCGCCGAGCGCGACGCGGTGGAGGACCTGAAGCCGGCCGCGCGCCGGGCCCTCGGCGAGTTCCACGCCCTCGTCGCCGGCCTGGCCGCGGACGTGCCCGCGCTCGACGCGGGGATCGCCGTGCAGGAGGCGCTGAAGCGCTCGGGCCTGCTCGCGCGGCTCGAGGCGGAGCACACCGACGAGGCGGTGGAGCGGGCGGAGAACCTGGCCGAGCTCGTCGCCGCCGCGCGGGAGTTCGACGAGTCGCTCCTCGGCGAGCCGCCCCCGCGCGATCCCGAGGAGGTCCGCCCCCCGCCGCTCGCGCGCTTCCTCGAGCAGATCGCCCTGCTGGGCGAGGCGGACGCGGAGACGCCGGAGGGGCGCGTCTCGCTCATGACCCTCCACGCCGCGAAGGGGCTCGAGTTCGAGGCGGTGTTCCTCGCCGGCCTGGAGGACGGGACGCTCCCCTACGAGCGCCCCTGGTCCGACGCCGGCCCCGCCGAGCGCGAGGCGGCGGAGGACGAGGAGCGGCGGCTCTGCTACGTCGGCATGACGCGGGCGAAGAAGCGCCTCACGCTCTCGCTCGCCCGGCGCCGCATCGGCTACGGGGAGGGCGGACCGTCCTACCGGTCGATGGAGCCGTCGCGCTTCCTCGCGGACCTCCCGCCCGAGCTGTTCGGCCTCGCGCCCAGGCTCGCTTCGGCGCCGGCCGCGCGCGGCCCCGTCATCCGCCGCCCGCCGGGCTCCTTGCCGGGCGAGCCGCACATCGAGCTCGAGGAGGATGGGCCGCGCGAGCCGCCGCCCCCGCGGCGGCCGGCGGCCGCGCGCGCGGGGCCGGTGGTGGACTACGACTTCGACCAGCGGCCGCGCGCGGCCGGGACGATCGCGCGCGGCACCCGCGT